A window from Choristoneura fumiferana chromosome 22, NRCan_CFum_1, whole genome shotgun sequence encodes these proteins:
- the Mon1 gene encoding vacuolar fusion protein MON1 homolog codes for MASTSKDSAPSTSDVHQNVGSELEPGACPESVLNPTDSFEEFASEMSSSLQERNTSLTAKGSTISEIQSEIGEASKEAQLKAAKSSDDLQSNNETMTSSASNSNLVDENGDLDCEKDEYLRSPELVNKEKHVFILSSAGKPIYSRYGNEDKLAGLCGVIQALVSVVEDHNQDILRSINTKDCKAVFLVKGPLILVAVSKSNESETQLVLQLTYAFNQIVSVLTLTQLNRIFEQRRNYDLRRLLSGAERLIDHLLIFMEKDPAFLLGAVRCLPLPEKTRETITSAIISACHKIRDLVFAILIAGNQLITLVRMKKYTLHPSDIHLLFNLVRSSESFKTAESWTPICLPKFDATGFLHGHVSYISEDCQACLLLLTVQRDAFFPLSQAKHTISDKLRQTKCLSAINDALNRHPELPTTDPLKHIGIPEIRHFMYKCKSTAQLFTSDPISIDRLQDYRLRHKEGGDIVKEKRITKMSEIDYVRNYRKFCSQIHCTSTPAKLIFRSNAQDTILAWVTNGFELYVTFDPLMEKDHAIKAVDRLLRWIKREEQRIFIMNAPTF; via the exons ATGGCGTCGACATCAAAGGACAGTGCTCCATCAACCAGCGACGTGCATCAAAATGTTGGTAGTGAATTAGAACCAGGTGCCTGCCCCGAGAGCGTACTCAATCCTACAGATTCATTTGAAGAGTTTGCTTCTGAAATGAGCTCCAGTCTTCAGGAGAGGAACACATCTTTGACTGCTAAGGGTAGTACTATAAGTGAGATACAGAGTGAGATCGGCGAAGCTTCGAAGGAAGCCCAATTAAAGGCCGCAAAATCTAGCGACGACTTACAGAGTAACAAC GAGACAATGACATCCTCGGCCAGTAACTCTAACTTGGTGGATGAGAATGGTGATCTAGATTGTGAAAAAGATGAGTACCTGCGGTCTCCAGAGCTGGTCAATAAAGAGAAGCATGTCTTTATACTGAGCTCTGCTGGGAAACCTATTTATTCAAG ATACGGCAATGAAGACAAACTGGCAGGGCTGTGTGGAGTTATCCAAGCTCTTGTTAGTGTAGTGGAAGACCACAACCAGGATATCTTGAGATCCATCAACACTAAAGACTGCAAAGCAGTGTTCTTGGTCAAGGGACCATTGATACTGGTTGCAGTTTCCAAGTCGAATGAGAGCGAGACTCAACTTGTGCTTCAACTGAc GTACGCCTTCAACCAAATAGTATCAGTGCTAACTTTAACACAGCTGAACAGAATATTCGAACAACGTCGCAACTACGACTTACGGAGACTCCTCTCTGGTGCCGAAAGACTCATCGACCACCTTCTAATTTTCATGGAAAAAGACCCAGCCTTCTTGCTAGGAGCAGTCCGGTGTCTACCCTTGCCTGAAAAGACGAGGGAAACTATCACAAGCGCTATAATATCTGCTTGTCACAAGATCAGAGACTTGGTGTTTGCTATATTGATAGCTGGGAATCAGCTCATTACGTTGGTGAGGATGAAGAAGTATACTCTGCATCCTTCGGATATTCATTTGCTGTTCAATCTCGTGAGGAGTTCGGAGTCGTTCAAAACGGCGGAGAGTTGGACGCCGATTTGTCTACCGAAGTTCGATGCGAC GGGATTCCTCCACGGCCACGTCTCATACATATCAGAAGACTGTCAAGCCTGCCTTCTCCTCTTAACAGTACAACGCGATGCATTCTTCCCCCTCTCACAGGCAAAACACACGATATCCGACAAACTAAGACAGACCAAATGCCTTTCAGCCATCAACGACGCCCTAAACAGGCACCCAGAGTTACCTACAACGGATCCACTAAAACACATAGGCATTCCTGAGATAAGACATTTCATGTACAAATGTAAATCTACCGCTCAGCTATTCACCTCGGATCCTATATCGATAGATAGGTTACAGGATTACAGGCTAAGGCATAAAGAGGGGGGGGATATTGTGAAAGAGAAAAGGATAACCAAAATGTCGGAGATAGACTATGTAAGGAATTATAGGAAGTTTTGCAGTCAGATACATTGCACGTCGACGCCAGCGAAGCTGATTTTTAGATCGAACGCCCAGGACACTATTCTAGCTTGG GTAACAAACGGTTTCGAATTATACGTCACCTTCGATCCTCTAATGGAAAAAGACCACGCCATCAAAGCAGTAGACCGTCTACTACGATGGATCAAACGCGAAGAACAGAGGATATTCATCATGAACGCGCCGACCTTCTAG
- the LOC141440389 gene encoding pre-mRNA-splicing factor 38-like has protein sequence MANRTVKDAKSIRGTNPQYLIEKIIRARIYDSKYWKEECFALTAELLVDKAMELRYVGGVHGGFIYPTPFLCLVLKMLQIQPEKDIVVEFIKNEEFKYVRALGAFYMRLTGTSVDCYKYLEPLFNDNRKLRRQNRVGQFEIVHVDEFIDELLREERLCDVILPRIQKRHVLEENNELDPKVSALEDDLDEDMPSDDDNDVETKENKREKERRDRDKRRERSRDRERRVKDRKRERSRSRDRERRRERDREKEREREKERDRERVRDRERERERRERHEAERRGRDRGGRY, from the exons atggcGAACCGGACGGTAAAGGACGCGAAGTCGATTCGCGGTACAAATCCacaatatttaatagaaaagaTCATCAGAGCACGCATTTACGACTCGAAATATTGGAAAGAAGAATGTTTTGCTCTAACAGCAGAGTTACTTGTGGACAAAGCCATGGAATTGCGATACGTTGGCGGCGTGCATGGCGGTTTTATTTATCCAACCCCGTTTCTATGTTTAGTTCTCAAAATGTTGCAAATCCAACCTGAGAAAGACATTGTTGTGGAGTTCATTAAGAACGAAGAGTTCAAATACGTACGTGCTTTAGGCGCTTTTTATATGCGACTCACGGGAACTTCCGTAGACTGCTACAAGTACCTCGAACCTCTCTTCAATGATAATAGAAAACTGAGGCGTCAAAATCGCGTTGGTCAGTTCGAAATCGTGCACGTTGATGAATTTATAGACGAGCTCCTTCGAGAGGAGCGACTGTGCGATGTTATTCTTCCTAGAATACAGAAGAGGCATGTACTGGAAGAAAATAATGAGTTGGATCCTAAAGTATCAGCACTGGAGGACGATCTGGACGAAGATATGCCGtcggatgatgataatgatgtagAGACCAAAGAAAATAAGAGGGAAAAGGAGAGACGCGACAGGGATAAAAGGAGAGAAAG GTCGAGAGATCGTGAACGTCGCGTAAAAGATCGCAAACGCGAGCGTTCCCGCAGCAGAGATCGCGAGCGGCGGCGAGAGCGAGACAGAGAAAAGGAACGAGAGCGTGAGAAGGAACGGGACAGGGAACGCGTGAGggacagagagagagagcgagagagacgggaGAGGCATGAGGCTGAACGCCGAGGAAGGGATAGAGGCGGGAGGTATTAG